One region of Arvicola amphibius chromosome 3, mArvAmp1.2, whole genome shotgun sequence genomic DNA includes:
- the Marveld2 gene encoding MARVEL domain-containing protein 2, with product MSSSDGRSRIRDRGYSEVPGDIPGPDGTIRTLQSLQSSELALSADPLPPPPLPLQPPFGPSFSSDDTEEPAIAPDLKPVRRFVPDSWKNFFRGKKKDPEWDKPVSDIRYISDGVECSPPASPGRPNHLPPGSYKDPSGGSEGAFSSQRGADAMFPQDPYSSLDRRTQTARTYSEKVEEYNLRYAYMKSWAGLLRILGVAELLLGAGVFACVTAYIHKDNEWYNLFGYTQPYGTAGLGSTYGGYYYSGPKTPFVLVVAGLAWIATIIILVLGMSMYYRTILLDSNWWPLTEFGVNVALFILYMAAAIVYVNDTNRGGLCYYPLFNTPMNAVFCRVEGGQIAAMIFLFVTMIVYLLSALVCLKLWRHEAARRHREFMEQREINDPSLPSKRRMCEVATSDRQRDQEVNFKEPRTVKTTPELQSGHIPPGYIPKPIVMPDYVAKYPVIRTDDDRERYKAVFQDQFSEYKELSAEVQAILRKFEELDVVMSRLPRHAENPQEHERISRIHEEFRKKKNDPSFLEKKERCDYLKNKLTHIKQRIQEYDKVMNWDTQGYS from the exons ATGTCGTCAAGTGATGGAAGGTCCAGGATTCGGGACAGGGGCTACAGTGAGGTTCCAGGGGACATTCCTGGTCCAGATGGTACCATAAGAACCCTCCAGTCCCTTCAGAGCAGTGAGCTGGCTCTGAGCGCAGATCCTCTGCCGCCTCCCCCTCTCCCATTACAGCCACCATTCGGCCCGAGCTTCTCCTCAGATGACACAGAGGAACCAGCCATAGCACCAGACCTCAAGCCCGTAAGGCGCTTTGTCCCTGACTCCTGGAAGAACTTcttcagagggaagaaaaaggatcCAGAATGGGATAAGCCGGTGTCTGATATCAGATACATCTCGGATGGTGTGGAGTGCTCACCTCCGGCCTCTCCAGGGAGACCAAACCATCTCCCACCCGGTTCTTACAAAGATCCTTCCGGAGGGTCAGAAGGTGCCTTCAGCTCCCAGCGAGGGGCAGACGCCATGTTTCCCCAGGACCCTTACTCATCCCTAGACCGACGCACACAGACGGCGCGGACCTACAGCGAGAAGGTGGAGGAGTACAATCTGCGGTACGCCTACATGAAGTCGTGGGCAGGCCTGCTGAGAATTCTGGGTGTGGCCGAACTGCTTCTTGGGGCTGGCGTCTTCGCCTGTGTCACGGCTTACATCCACAAGGACAACGAGTGGTACAACTTGTTTGGCTATACACAGCCCTATGGCACGGCAGGTCTGGGCAGCACATATGGGGGTTATTACTACAGTGGCCCCAAGACGCCTTTCGTACTCGTGGTGGCTGGATTGGCTTGGATCGCCACTATTATTATTCTGGTGCTGGGCATGTCCATGTATTACCGCACCATTCTTCTGGACTCTAACTGGTGGCCCCTGACGGAGTTTGGCGTGAACGTTGCCTTGTTTATCCTGTACATGGCCGCAGCCATTGTCTATGTGAATGACACCAACAGAGGTGGACTCTGCTACTATCCATTATTTAACACGCCCATGAATGCAGTGTTCTGCCGGGTAGAAGGAGGTCAGATCGCTGCAATGATCTTCCTGTTTGTCACCATGATAGTGTATCTCCTCAGCGCCCTGGTCTGTCTAAAGCTCTGGCGGCATGAGGCAGCCCGGAGGCATCGGGAATTCATGGAACAGCGGGAG ATAAATGACCCATCGTTGCCATCAAAAAGGAGAATG TGCGAAGTAGCCACCAGTGATAGACAGAGAGACCAAGAAGTTAATTTCAAAGAGCCGAGAACAGTGAAAACGACACCTGAGCTTCAAAGCGGGCACATCCCTCCGGGCTACATTCCCAAGCCCATCGTGATGCCTGACTACGTGGC AAAATATCCTGTGATTCGGACGGATGATGATCGAGAACGTTACAAAGCTGTGTTCCAAGACCAGTTCTCAGAGTACAAAGAGCTGTCTGCGGAAGTGCAGGCCATCCTGAGGAAGTTCGAggagctggatgtggtgatgAGCAGGTTGCCACGGCACGCTGAAAACCCCCAG gaACACGAGAGAATTTCAAGAATCCATGaagagtttaggaagaaaaagaat GACCCTTCATTTCTGGAAAAGAAGGAGCGTTGTGATTACCTCAAGAACAAACTCActcacataaagcaaagaattcaAGAGTACGATAAAGTAATGAATTGGGATACGCAAGGTTACTCTTAG